A single genomic interval of Bacteroidota bacterium harbors:
- the truB gene encoding tRNA pseudouridine(55) synthase TruB gives MAYDFIRDAEQLISGQIFLINKPYQWTSFDVVRKLKGALSAFYKSRHTGEKEIRKLKIGHAGTLDPLATGLLILCTGKFTKRISEIQDAEKEYTGTFVLGANTVSHDLESEVIARPNVRLPKAEELLSIANQFIGIQMQTPPAHSAVKVGGKRAYQLARQGKEVEIKPKEIEIREFEITRIELPEVDFRVVCTKGTYIRTLAFDFGEKLGTGAYLSALCRTRIGEYKLQNAVDPIEFSSQITDKQIIS, from the coding sequence ATGGCATATGATTTCATCCGGGATGCGGAACAATTAATCAGCGGACAAATATTCCTGATCAATAAACCCTATCAATGGACCTCATTTGATGTTGTTCGAAAACTCAAAGGAGCGCTGAGCGCTTTTTACAAAAGCCGGCATACCGGAGAAAAAGAAATCCGGAAATTAAAAATCGGTCACGCAGGAACTTTGGATCCTTTGGCTACAGGTTTACTCATTTTGTGTACGGGAAAATTCACAAAGAGAATTTCAGAGATTCAGGATGCTGAAAAGGAATACACCGGCACTTTTGTTTTGGGGGCAAATACGGTTTCCCATGATCTGGAATCCGAAGTAATTGCCCGACCGAATGTGCGCCTTCCAAAGGCGGAAGAATTGCTATCCATTGCTAACCAATTCATTGGCATACAAATGCAAACACCTCCGGCACATTCTGCGGTGAAGGTTGGAGGAAAACGAGCCTACCAGTTAGCAAGACAAGGCAAAGAAGTAGAAATCAAACCTAAAGAAATCGAAATCAGAGAATTTGAAATAACCCGCATAGAACTCCCTGAAGTGGATTTTCGTGTGGTTTGTACCAAGGGAACATACATCCGGACACTTGCTTTTGATTTCGGTGAAAAACTTGGAACGGGAGCCTACCTTTCGGCGCTTTGCAGGACCCGTATCGGTGAGTACAAATTGCAGAATGCGGTTGACCCGATAGAATTCTCAAGTCAAATTACTGACAAACAGATCATTTCATAG
- a CDS encoding undecaprenyl-diphosphate phosphatase — MNYLQAIILAIIEGLTEFLPVSSTGHMIIGSSVMGIAKEDFTKTFTVVIQFGAILSVVALYWRKFIPTDGNLQKSFAFYRRLLLAFIPAVVFGLLFKKYIDMMLENVIVVAVSLLLGGILFLMLDKWFARAEERGSPDLESNSKAVKIGMFQVIAMIPGVSRSAATIIGGLTQGLNKKAAAEFSFFLAVPTMFAATVKDLYDLYKHGGGFQGNQIELLIVGNIVAFFVAMLAIKSFIGFLTKNGFKLFGYYRIIVGGTILILYFLGFELTLF, encoded by the coding sequence ATGAATTATCTCCAGGCGATTATCCTTGCCATTATTGAAGGGCTGACCGAATTCCTTCCTGTTTCATCTACAGGTCATATGATCATTGGTTCTTCTGTGATGGGAATCGCCAAGGAAGACTTTACAAAAACCTTTACAGTTGTCATCCAATTTGGCGCTATCCTTTCGGTGGTCGCATTGTATTGGAGAAAATTTATTCCGACCGATGGAAACTTGCAGAAAAGTTTTGCTTTTTACCGACGTCTTTTGCTCGCGTTCATTCCAGCCGTGGTATTCGGATTGCTGTTCAAGAAGTACATCGATATGATGTTGGAGAATGTAATCGTAGTAGCTGTTTCACTTTTACTTGGAGGAATATTATTCCTGATGCTGGACAAATGGTTTGCCAGGGCTGAAGAGCGTGGATCTCCTGACTTGGAATCCAATTCGAAAGCTGTCAAAATAGGTATGTTCCAGGTTATCGCGATGATCCCCGGTGTTTCCCGTTCTGCAGCAACAATTATCGGCGGACTTACACAGGGATTAAATAAAAAAGCTGCAGCTGAATTTTCATTTTTTCTTGCGGTACCAACTATGTTCGCAGCAACGGTAAAAGATTTGTACGATTTGTACAAACATGGCGGAGGTTTTCAGGGAAATCAGATTGAATTACTGATCGTAGGAAATATAGTTGCATTTTTTGTGGCCATGCTTGCCATTAAATCATTCATTGGCTTTCTGACGAAAAATGGATTTAAATTATTCGGCTATTACAGGATTATCGTCGGCGGGACAATCTTAATTCTGTATTTCCTGGGTTTCGAACTTACTTTGTTCTAA
- a CDS encoding DUF3098 domain-containing protein gives MAKKENKPTIDFAFGKENYVLMLIAIALIFIGFVCMSGGGSKDPSVWDPSIFSFRRITLAPILVIGGLVVAVVAVLKKTKE, from the coding sequence ATGGCTAAAAAAGAAAACAAACCGACGATTGACTTTGCATTTGGCAAGGAGAATTATGTATTGATGCTGATTGCCATCGCGCTGATTTTTATTGGCTTTGTTTGCATGTCAGGCGGAGGTTCGAAAGATCCTTCCGTTTGGGATCCATCCATCTTCAGTTTCCGCAGGATTACACTTGCCCCTATCCTTGTGATCGGAGGACTCGTTGTAGCGGTTGTTGCGGTATTGAAAAAAACGAAAGAATAA
- a CDS encoding cell division protein FtsX — MEKDPQKDSNKRLRSSYVSAIISISLVLFMLGLLGLLVIDARKISDYVKQHVELNIFLQDQVSDADVQSFREMLQTLPFVSNTRYVSKEEALDSLKKDLGEGAVSMLESNPLPATIDISLKADYAQTDSLRLISELLSQNKLVRDVVYQETEISRMNKNFRTVALVILFFCLLLFVVAVALIHNTIRLSMYSKRFLIKSMQLVGATKNFIRWPFIRKSLAHGLYAGFVAIILLGGIVYLIETRFPVLGQLSDLNIMILLFACILVLGILLSGLSTYFAVNKYLRLRTEELY; from the coding sequence ATGGAAAAAGATCCCCAAAAAGACAGCAATAAGCGCTTACGTTCATCTTACGTTTCCGCTATCATCAGTATTTCACTGGTGCTTTTCATGCTCGGTTTGCTGGGTTTATTGGTCATCGATGCCCGGAAGATTTCAGACTATGTAAAGCAACATGTAGAACTGAATATTTTCCTTCAGGACCAGGTCTCTGACGCGGATGTACAGTCCTTCAGGGAAATGCTTCAAACATTGCCTTTTGTCAGTAACACACGTTATGTATCGAAAGAAGAGGCTTTGGACAGTCTGAAAAAAGACCTCGGAGAAGGTGCCGTGAGCATGCTGGAATCAAATCCATTACCTGCAACGATTGATATCAGTTTGAAAGCGGATTACGCTCAAACCGACAGCTTACGACTGATCAGTGAATTGTTGTCCCAGAATAAACTGGTGAGAGATGTGGTTTACCAGGAAACCGAAATCAGCAGGATGAACAAAAACTTCCGGACGGTTGCTTTGGTAATCCTCTTCTTTTGTCTGCTTTTGTTTGTTGTGGCGGTGGCTCTCATTCACAACACGATTCGTTTATCCATGTACTCCAAAAGATTTTTGATCAAGAGTATGCAGCTGGTAGGTGCGACAAAAAATTTCATACGATGGCCTTTTATCCGAAAAAGTCTGGCTCACGGATTGTATGCGGGTTTCGTCGCCATAATATTGTTAGGTGGTATTGTATACCTCATTGAAACAAGATTTCCTGTCCTGGGCCAGTTGTCGGATTTGAACATTATGATTTTACTTTTTGCCTGCATTCTTGTACTCGGTATTTTACTATCAGGTTTAAGTACCTATTTCGCGGTGAATAAATATCTCCGGCTGAGAACAGAAGAATTGTATTAA
- a CDS encoding leucine--tRNA ligase encodes MEYNFKSIEKKWQNRWKEQQVYKADIDLSKPKYYVLDMFPYPSGAGLHVGHPLGYIASDIYSRYKRLKGFNVLHPMGYDAFGLPAEQYAIQTGTHPAITTEQNIARYREQLDNIGFSFDWSREVRTSDPSYYKWTQWIFIKLFNSWYNSETNKAEPIDTLIEKINAGKISVPGNKKWNELSIASQQEFLQDYRLAFLSETTVNWCPALGTVLANEEVKDGVSERGGYPVERKLMKQWSLRITAYAQRLLDDLDTIDWTDSLKEQQRNWIGRSEGAQLEFKVMNSNKAFEVFTTRPDTIFGVSFMTLAPEHSLVSEITTEEQRPAVLKYVEEAKNRSDRERMTEVKRITGVFTGAYAEHPFTGKAIPIWIGDYVLAGYGTGAVMAVPGHDERDHAFAKHFALPIIQVVESPEGIDIQEQSFDAKEGKCMNSDFLNGLEVKKAIRKAIEEIEKKKIGTGKVNFRLRDAIFGRQRYWGEPIPVYYKDGIPYTVDEKDLPVILPDVDKYLPTEDGEPPLARAKNWKYQGKYDFETTTMPGWAGSSWYFLRYMDANNNKEFASKEALNYWQDVDLYMGGAEHATGHLLYVRFWTKFLYDLGYIPVQEPAKKLINQGMIQGRSNFVYRVKDSNTYVSFGLRKNHETTALHVDVNLVENDELDIEKFKLWRPEFENAEFVLENGKYLCGSEIEKMSKRWHNVVNPDDMVNRYGADCLRLYEMFLGPLELSKPWNTNGISGTSNFIRKLWKLYHRQDAASRDLVWDVSETEPTKAELKALHKTIKKIVEDIDRYSFNTSVSNFMICVNELTDLKCNKRAILEPLAIIVSPYAPHIAEELWEKLGHNESITKASFPEFREEYMTEDAFDYPISVNGKTKFNLNIALSLSKEEIEREVMNAEEVKKLLGGTTPKKVVVVPGRIVNIVV; translated from the coding sequence ATGGAGTACAATTTCAAATCAATAGAAAAAAAATGGCAGAACCGCTGGAAGGAACAGCAGGTTTACAAGGCGGATATTGATCTGTCAAAACCCAAATATTATGTATTGGATATGTTCCCATATCCTTCAGGAGCTGGATTGCATGTCGGTCATCCACTTGGCTATATCGCTTCGGATATATATTCCCGTTATAAAAGATTAAAAGGTTTCAATGTCCTGCATCCGATGGGATATGACGCATTCGGTTTGCCTGCTGAACAATACGCGATTCAAACCGGGACACATCCCGCGATTACCACAGAACAAAATATCGCCAGATATAGGGAGCAACTTGATAACATCGGCTTTTCTTTTGACTGGAGCAGGGAAGTCAGAACAAGCGATCCTTCTTATTACAAATGGACTCAGTGGATTTTTATCAAACTGTTCAATTCCTGGTACAATTCTGAAACTAACAAGGCAGAACCCATCGATACGCTGATCGAAAAAATCAACGCTGGAAAGATCTCTGTGCCCGGGAATAAAAAGTGGAATGAACTTTCCATAGCATCTCAACAGGAATTTTTGCAAGACTATCGCCTCGCCTTTCTAAGTGAAACGACAGTCAACTGGTGTCCTGCTCTGGGAACAGTACTTGCCAACGAAGAAGTAAAAGACGGTGTAAGCGAACGCGGTGGATATCCCGTCGAACGCAAACTCATGAAACAATGGAGCCTTCGGATTACTGCGTATGCACAACGATTGCTCGATGATCTGGATACCATCGACTGGACTGACTCTCTAAAAGAACAGCAGCGTAACTGGATAGGCCGAAGTGAAGGAGCGCAGCTTGAATTCAAAGTGATGAATTCTAACAAGGCTTTCGAGGTGTTCACCACCCGTCCGGATACAATTTTCGGAGTTTCATTCATGACACTTGCACCGGAACATTCACTTGTTTCAGAAATCACAACAGAAGAACAAAGACCTGCTGTCCTGAAATATGTAGAAGAAGCAAAGAATCGCAGCGACCGTGAAAGAATGACCGAAGTAAAACGCATTACCGGTGTTTTCACCGGAGCTTATGCGGAGCATCCCTTTACAGGAAAAGCAATTCCAATCTGGATTGGAGATTATGTGTTAGCCGGTTATGGAACCGGAGCCGTCATGGCTGTTCCCGGTCATGATGAACGTGATCATGCATTCGCAAAACATTTTGCTTTGCCGATTATCCAGGTCGTAGAATCCCCTGAAGGAATCGATATTCAGGAACAATCCTTTGATGCAAAAGAAGGCAAATGCATGAATTCAGATTTCCTGAACGGACTGGAAGTAAAAAAGGCAATACGAAAGGCGATCGAAGAAATCGAAAAGAAAAAGATTGGAACAGGCAAAGTAAATTTCCGTTTGCGTGACGCGATCTTCGGAAGACAACGGTATTGGGGAGAACCGATTCCGGTGTATTATAAGGATGGAATTCCTTATACAGTAGATGAAAAAGATTTGCCGGTAATTCTTCCCGATGTAGACAAGTATCTTCCGACAGAAGATGGAGAACCACCATTGGCCAGAGCAAAAAACTGGAAATACCAGGGCAAATACGATTTTGAAACTACGACTATGCCCGGATGGGCCGGATCTTCCTGGTATTTTCTGCGGTATATGGATGCAAACAACAACAAAGAATTTGCCTCCAAAGAAGCGCTTAATTACTGGCAAGATGTAGATCTGTACATGGGTGGCGCTGAACATGCCACCGGGCATTTGCTCTATGTTCGCTTCTGGACAAAATTTCTGTATGACCTGGGATATATTCCTGTGCAGGAACCAGCCAAAAAATTGATCAACCAGGGGATGATCCAGGGACGGTCAAATTTTGTGTACAGAGTGAAAGATTCGAATACATATGTATCCTTCGGACTGAGGAAAAATCACGAAACAACAGCTTTGCATGTGGATGTAAACCTTGTTGAAAATGATGAACTCGATATTGAAAAATTCAAGTTGTGGAGACCTGAATTTGAAAACGCGGAATTCGTTTTAGAGAATGGTAAATACCTCTGCGGAAGTGAAATTGAAAAAATGTCCAAACGCTGGCACAACGTTGTAAATCCTGATGACATGGTGAACCGTTATGGCGCTGATTGTCTTCGTCTATACGAAATGTTCCTCGGTCCCCTTGAGCTCTCAAAACCCTGGAATACCAATGGTATCAGCGGAACTTCCAATTTCATTCGCAAGCTGTGGAAGCTTTACCACCGTCAGGATGCAGCCAGCAGAGATCTCGTTTGGGATGTTTCTGAAACAGAACCGACAAAAGCCGAGTTGAAGGCACTTCACAAAACCATCAAGAAGATAGTTGAAGATATTGATCGGTATTCTTTCAATACATCAGTTAGTAATTTTATGATTTGTGTAAATGAACTCACGGATTTGAAATGTAATAAACGTGCCATCCTTGAACCCCTTGCCATCATCGTTTCTCCTTATGCACCGCATATTGCTGAGGAATTATGGGAAAAGCTTGGGCACAATGAAAGTATCACGAAGGCTTCCTTTCCTGAATTCCGTGAGGAATATATGACTGAAGATGCTTTCGATTATCCGATTTCAGTAAATGGAAAGACCAAATTCAATCTCAACATCGCGCTTTCTTTATCAAAAGAGGAAATCGAACGGGAAGTGATGAATGCGGAGGAGGTCAAAAAACTCCTGGGCGGAACAACTCCTAAAAAAGTAGTAGTAGTTCCCGGAAGAATCGTAAACATCGTTGTGTAA
- the scpB gene encoding SMC-Scp complex subunit ScpB, whose product MNQLNQHIEALIFCSEQSISLEEIAASLKLTFDWEPAEAAILRAIEEIKAKYEGEDYSFQLVEISEGYQFMTKKEYHATINALIQHKSKKKLSVPQMETLSIIAYRQPITKSEMEHIRGVSCDYAIQKLLEKDLISISGKSDGPGRPVLYSTSQSFMDYFGIKSVKDLPQLKDLHIEQNEIGSSSEYADSELEDNTPVEMTPEDVLGTEQTEGIEITAEISEEVEAVVNSEESNEENSLEQSENLPEVIAEEEVEIENSEEEIPPVMGEEEDLQIPDRKSIFMENQVESTDENVTEENSEFRGEADPS is encoded by the coding sequence ATGAATCAATTAAATCAGCATATCGAAGCCCTGATCTTCTGTTCCGAGCAAAGTATTTCGCTCGAAGAAATCGCCGCTTCGCTGAAATTAACTTTTGACTGGGAACCTGCCGAAGCTGCGATCCTGAGGGCCATCGAAGAGATCAAAGCCAAATACGAAGGGGAAGACTATTCTTTTCAGTTGGTGGAAATTTCTGAAGGTTATCAGTTCATGACCAAAAAGGAATACCATGCTACGATCAACGCCCTGATCCAGCACAAATCAAAAAAGAAGTTGTCTGTTCCGCAGATGGAAACCTTGTCCATCATCGCATACCGCCAGCCCATCACCAAGTCTGAAATGGAACATATTCGTGGAGTAAGTTGCGATTATGCGATTCAGAAACTGCTGGAAAAAGATCTTATTTCCATCTCCGGAAAAAGCGATGGTCCCGGTCGTCCGGTATTGTACAGCACCAGCCAGAGTTTCATGGATTACTTCGGAATCAAATCCGTGAAAGATCTTCCACAGCTCAAAGACCTTCACATCGAACAGAATGAAATCGGTTCTTCCAGCGAGTATGCCGATTCTGAACTCGAAGACAATACACCTGTCGAAATGACGCCTGAAGATGTTTTGGGAACAGAACAAACTGAAGGCATAGAGATTACAGCTGAAATTTCAGAAGAAGTTGAAGCAGTTGTGAATTCAGAAGAAAGCAATGAAGAAAATTCTCTTGAACAGTCAGAGAATCTTCCAGAAGTCATTGCTGAAGAAGAGGTTGAAATAGAAAATTCTGAAGAAGAAATTCCTCCGGTCATGGGGGAGGAGGAGGACCTGCAGATCCCGGATCGGAAATCTATTTTTATGGAGAACCAGGTCGAGTCGACGGATGAAAATGTCACCGAAGAAAACTCTGAATTTCGCGGGGAAGCTGATCCTTCCTGA